In Alnus glutinosa chromosome 7, dhAlnGlut1.1, whole genome shotgun sequence, the sequence TTTTGGACTCCTGTTGGAAGCTGTTGCTTTGAGGTTAAGAGATATTATACGGCATTGAGGCAGGGGGTTTGCAGCATTTTTccctggaaaagcatttggGACGTCACAGTTCCGCGCAGAGTTTTATCAGACAGTAGTATTAGGGAAGATCCTTTAGGCAAGTAGTTTGATAAAGCATGAAATATCCAATGGGGAGACTGTGTATCAGCTATTTTTTCATTGTGACATCTGTATGGCGTAAATCCAATGGGGAGAGTGTATCAGGTATTTCTTCATTGTAATATCAGTAGGGTGGTTCCCCTTGCGTAAATCCAATGGGGAGACTCTATTTGAAGAAAAAGCAATGCATGCACTTCTGCGAGATGCAAATTGCCAGTAATGAAGATAAAGTTTCTTTTCTTGATGTCTCTTTATGATTGAACAGTGGCTACTGCGTCACACACTTTTCTGACTTTTCTGGAGTTCTTAGATCTTTTGAATTTTAGATGGTAGAATTGCTTTTGGGTGTTTCTGTTGTATACGTCCCATTTATTAGGATTGATCCCTGTAAAGCGGTTTTATAATGAAATTTAtaacttataaaagaaaagaaagaaaatctgagTTGAAATTACCTTGTTATTAGTGCCTTGTTTATTCTTGCTCTTGAGGCATCATAACCTTAGTTGGTTTGACGCCTTAGTTGGTTTGACTGCTTCGTCCTGTAAAGTGTTTTATTATGACATAGGAAATGAAAGAAGGCATTCAAATCTAGGTTTCAAATGCTTGTCCTTTAAGTGAGAGCTTCCAAAAAGATGATTGATTATCAATTATTCTCTGTACTAAAAATAACTGTTTTTGTCtcctccctttgtagcaaggtggagAGTGAGGTCGTGGGTTCAAGTCCCATCGGGTGTGTAggtaacttaaaaaaaaaaaaatacaaaaaaaaaaacaaaacaatgttTCTCATATAGTTGTTCAGATCTTATTCGTTTGCATTTGCATGATATTAGTTTTAAACCTATCCTGGCAATATGTACAAATTAtgttttaaacatattaagttgaattacaaaataaacaaaattttaagaaaCATAATTTTTGCTGTCAATGTAATGGTTCATATGGAaactaaaatttagaaaagctAGAAACTAAACTAACATGATCTTTTATTATCAATATAACTTTTTCATTATAAAATCCTGATTTAATCTATAGCTATAATTATGGTTCAAATTCTGATGTATTCAGGTTTATCACCCTAATAAATGTAAAAGGCTTGGATGAGATTAACATTTATGCCTCACTTTGTTTCACTCTAGGATAAATATCTTAATCACATCCTACCACAAAATATGCCAttgattttcattattttcttttgtaattgagTTCACCAGCCTACTAATGCTTCTGAACTTATGGATTTGTGTTATTCTTCACAGGGCCAGTACAAGTCAACATTGGTTTGTCCAGTGTGCAATAAAGTTTCCATCACATTTGATCCCTTCATGTATCTCTCCTTGCCACTCCAGCTGACCATTACGCGCTCTATGACAGTAACAGTTTTCACTTGTGATGGAAGTGCCCTTCCATCTGCTTACACTGTCACTGTCCCAAAGCAGGGACGTTGCAGGGACTTAATCCAGGCACTTAGCAGTGCATGTTCCTTGAAGCATAGCGAGAAGCTTTTGCTTGTGGAGGTTTGTGGCAGTGAATTCTCTGGATGTTGTGtttttaggattatttttgtGCATGTTTAATTGGATTGAATAATTCAAATGTTTTGTTCACAGATACGGAACCATTTGATTCagaagtttctagaagatcCTTTAATAATGTTGTCCACCATCAAAGATGATGACCACCTTGCTGCCTACAAGATGCCAAAGCTGGTCAAGAGCACAAAATATCTTCAGTTAATACATCGCCGTAGAGAGCAGTATGTATAATTTCATGAACGCTACATTAATCAGAGCAATAAAGAAAGTGGGCTgcttattattttctctctttttccatGGCCCCCAGAAATCTGGCCCTGGTTGTTATGTCCTTCGTCACTAGTATTTATGTTCATTGCTTTAATTAGTATGTTGACTGTTTCAACTATTATCATAGGTATCCTGAACAAGAAGATAGTTCCATAGTTAGTTAGGACTGAAAagttctctctcctttttttttttcgtgacCAAAATTGTTCCTTCTGTGAAATGGCATCATACTCCAATTTTacatgcccaaaaaaaaaaagaactgttGACCAAAAGGATGAAAAATGGTGAGTGGATTTGATCGATTGATAACATGCCATTATCacttttacttataaaaaaataaatgccattttcacttaaaaaaaaatgaaaaagaggcTATTTTCACTTTGGAAAAATATCAATTTCCCTTGttacttttattctttgtaGTGGTTTCTTGTGTGCCACTTTCTAAGTTCTTGAATAATTTTTGTCTTAGGGAAACCAGTGATGCCCAAACCACGTCAGGATGGAAGCCTTATGGAACACCTCTTGTCTCATCAATCTCATGTGACGATGTAATTACAAGAGGGGATATACAGCTACTGGTTCACAAAATGGTTTCTCCAATTGCAAGAACTGAAAGCCTAGGACAAAGTAATATTTCTGATACTAACATCTCTATAGCAGCATCAGACCAGTGCCGTGATCTCAGTTCTGGTGAAGCATGTACAGACTCCTCAATATCAAATCCACAAAATAAGGATGACACTAATTCTGAAGCAGTAACATTACTGAGACTGCCTCTTCAGTTGGTTGATGAAAGTAATGCTTGCATTGACCTGTCAGTGGGAGAGGACAAACCCATTAGACTATcctcatcatcaacatcaattcTAGTGTATGTGGACTGGTCACAGAAGCTTCTAGACAAGTATGATACACACTATCTAGAGAACTTGCCAGAAGTGTTTAATGGGCCACCTAACAAGAAAGCTCGTACTGAACCTCTCTCCTTGTACACCTGCCTGGAAGCTTTTCTGCGTGAAGAACCACTGGTGCCTGAAGACATGTGgttagtttcttcttcttctacatttCTGCTGTCCTTGTCATCTTTGTTGTGTGCTTGCATCTGTTAATGGtggatttttaataaattggtgGTGATCCTACCTAAGGGTCAAGAATAGTCCAAGATTGATTCATTAGCTGGTGATTCGCCAAAGTTGTACTTTTGATGGTTGGTTTATTGTATTATAGACCAAAACAGTTTGTCAAAAGGATGGAACACTTTATTGCCTTGTGTGAATCCTGTTTTACTGTTTTGAGACCGAAATTGGTTATGATCAAGGGTTTCAGTCTTGCTACCTTTTTGGCTCACAACTTCGCATTTCACTAGTCCCTTATGATTGTAGTAATAGGGAAGAAGATGGGTGGCTATTACCTTCTGTTAATTAATGGAACTGCTCTTAGTTTGCGTTctgattttattctttttcccaATTCATTTTTGATGAAGACATCTTTGTACTTTACTAAGCATCCTTCAAATGAAGAACGTCAAATCTCTGCTACTTTGCATTTTCCATTGACAATTCTAGTCTAAAGTTCTTAGTGCTTGAAACTATATAAACTATGTTGCCGATGCAAAAATCCATGTGAGTGAATGGCTACTTGCTGAACAACTTTGATGATTTATTGTGTCTGATGAAGGTACTGTCCCCAGTGCAAAGAGCGGCGACAAGCAAGTAAAAAGCTTGATCTATGGAGGCTTCCAGAAGTATTGGTCATCCATTTAAAGAGATTCTCATACAGCAGGTCCATGAAGCATAAGGATCTGTTGAAGCTAGAAACCTTTGTCAACTTCCCCATTCATGACTTTGACCTAACAACTTATGTAGCGAACAAAAATAATTCCCGGCGTCAGCTCTATGAACTATATGCCCTAACTAACCATTATGGTGGCATGGGTGGTGGGCACTACACTGCGCATATCAAGGTGAGTGAGATACCTATCTACCTTTTTCTCTAAGATTTCATCTTTTTTCCAAACTTCAGCTGCCCTGAGTTGGTGCAAAATCTAACATTTTAGAACTTAAAACGTTTTATTTGACACTGATCTGGGTGTTATTTTGCTGTTAATTGTTGATGTGTGGTGTCTTTACTTGACACTGAAACTTCATGGCAAACCATTGTTTTTCCAATTTTACCATGCAGATGTATATTTGGGGGGCCTTCCACCAACTGGACATTCACTTGACTTTTCAGTGGGCTTTTCTTTGCTTGTTAATATCATATCCTGATGAATACCATTTTCCATTAAGTGCAGCTTCTAGATGAGAATAGGTGGTACAACTTTGATGACAACCACATATCACACATAAATGAGGAAGAAGTAAAAACAGGTGCCGCATACGTCCTCTTTTATCGGAGGGTGAAGACTGATGATGCCTCTGCTAGCAATGGAGCACAGTCTTGTGCAGGTGACAACAATGTTAGCTCTCGAAAGTGACCCCCTTTGACACGAACATTTCTCAATCAACAGCAGAGAAATACCCAGGTATGGCTGCATTAATTTGGGAGTTTTGTCCGAAATGTATGCTAACTGTAAAAGCCTTGGGTTGAAATGAGGAGTTCAGCTACAGAGAGTGTAGACATGTGGGCCTCTCCTAGGGTGGCAACGTATGTGCTGTACATGCTTGGCGGACTAGTACATGATGAAAAATTCATGTCTGAAAAGTAATTGGGCGtgttaagagaaatgctacatgtacttttAAGTGTTTATTTCTTGTTGTAGTAGTGAAAATTACTATTGATATATTATATTTAGATTAACCTTTctaaaattcaatggtaatttttattgcCACAGCAAGAAACGGAAATAAGCACT encodes:
- the LOC133872485 gene encoding ubiquitin carboxyl-terminal hydrolase 5 isoform X1; the protein is MAEVSMCSSASSTELTPEEERIMIRDIALAAEANSKEGDNFYLITQRWWQNWIEYANQDQPNNANDGSSLLEHGDLVGSSCLKRPAGIDNSDLIYDSASDDSTVGIEIHDTLLEGRDYVLLPQEVWNQLYSWYGGGPTLARKVISSGLSQTELAVEVYPLRLQLHVMPKVDRSTIRISKKETIGELHRKACEIFELNLEQQVCIWDYYARRKHALMNDMDKTLDDANIQMDQDILVEVLNHVNGTAPAGSINSVQDNGSSPREATSFLIEPSKSSLSIAGGWSASKGTSRSHIMELSQSLNLTSPVRELDNTYGISSISTRGATGGLTGLLNLGNTCFMNSAIQCLVHTPEFARYFREDYHQEINWQNPLGMVGELALAFGELLRKLWAPGRMPVAPRSFKAKLARFAPQFSGYNQHDSQELLAFLLDGLHEDLNRVKHKPYIKSRDADGRPDEEVADEYWANHIARNDSIIVDVCQGQYKSTLVCPVCNKVSITFDPFMYLSLPLQLTITRSMTVTVFTCDGSALPSAYTVTVPKQGRCRDLIQALSSACSLKHSEKLLLVEIRNHLIQKFLEDPLIMLSTIKDDDHLAAYKMPKLVKSTKYLQLIHRRREQETSDAQTTSGWKPYGTPLVSSISCDDVITRGDIQLLVHKMVSPIARTESLGQSNISDTNISIAASDQCRDLSSGEACTDSSISNPQNKDDTNSEAVTLLRLPLQLVDESNACIDLSVGEDKPIRLSSSSTSILVYVDWSQKLLDKYDTHYLENLPEVFNGPPNKKARTEPLSLYTCLEAFLREEPLVPEDMWYCPQCKERRQASKKLDLWRLPEVLVIHLKRFSYSRSMKHKDLLKLETFVNFPIHDFDLTTYVANKNNSRRQLYELYALTNHYGGMGGGHYTAHIKLLDENRWYNFDDNHISHINEEEVKTGAAYVLFYRRVKTDDASASNGAQSCAGDNNVSSRK
- the LOC133872485 gene encoding ubiquitin carboxyl-terminal hydrolase 5 isoform X3, yielding MAEVSMCSSASSTELTPEEERIMIRDIALAAEANSKEGDNFYLITQRWWQNWIEYANQDQPNNANDGSSLLEHGDLVGSSCLKRPAGIDNSDLIYDSASDDSTVGIEIHDTLLEGRDYVLLPQEVWNQLYSWYGGGPTLARKVISSGLSQTELAVEVYPLRLQLHVMPKVDRSTIRISKKETIGELHRKACEIFELNLEQQVCIWDYYARRKHALMNDMDKTLDDANIQMDQDILVEVLNHVNGGWSASKGTSRSHIMELSQSLNLTSPVRELDNTYGISSISTRGATGGLTGLLNLGNTCFMNSAIQCLVHTPEFARYFREDYHQEINWQNPLGMVGELALAFGELLRKLWAPGRMPVAPRSFKAKLARFAPQFSGYNQHDSQELLAFLLDGLHEDLNRVKHKPYIKSRDADGRPDEEVADEYWANHIARNDSIIVDVCQGQYKSTLVCPVCNKVSITFDPFMYLSLPLQLTITRSMTVTVFTCDGSALPSAYTVTVPKQGRCRDLIQALSSACSLKHSEKLLLVEIRNHLIQKFLEDPLIMLSTIKDDDHLAAYKMPKLVKSTKYLQLIHRRREQETSDAQTTSGWKPYGTPLVSSISCDDVITRGDIQLLVHKMVSPIARTESLGQSNISDTNISIAASDQCRDLSSGEACTDSSISNPQNKDDTNSEAVTLLRLPLQLVDESNACIDLSVGEDKPIRLSSSSTSILVYVDWSQKLLDKYDTHYLENLPEVFNGPPNKKARTEPLSLYTCLEAFLREEPLVPEDMWYCPQCKERRQASKKLDLWRLPEVLVIHLKRFSYSRSMKHKDLLKLETFVNFPIHDFDLTTYVANKNNSRRQLYELYALTNHYGGMGGGHYTAHIKLLDENRWYNFDDNHISHINEEEVKTGAAYVLFYRRVKTDDASASNGAQSCAGDNNVSSRK
- the LOC133872485 gene encoding ubiquitin carboxyl-terminal hydrolase 5 isoform X2 — translated: MAEVSMCSSASSTELTPEEERIMIRDIALAAEANSKEGDNFYLITQRWWQNWIEYANQDQPNNANDGSSLLEHGDLVGSSCLKRPAGIDNSDLIYDSASDDSTVGIEIHDTLLEGRDYVLLPQEVWNQLYSWYGGGPTLARKVISSGLSQTELAVEVYPLRLQLHVMPKVDRSTIRISKKETIGELHRKACEIFELNLEQVCIWDYYARRKHALMNDMDKTLDDANIQMDQDILVEVLNHVNGTAPAGSINSVQDNGSSPREATSFLIEPSKSSLSIAGGWSASKGTSRSHIMELSQSLNLTSPVRELDNTYGISSISTRGATGGLTGLLNLGNTCFMNSAIQCLVHTPEFARYFREDYHQEINWQNPLGMVGELALAFGELLRKLWAPGRMPVAPRSFKAKLARFAPQFSGYNQHDSQELLAFLLDGLHEDLNRVKHKPYIKSRDADGRPDEEVADEYWANHIARNDSIIVDVCQGQYKSTLVCPVCNKVSITFDPFMYLSLPLQLTITRSMTVTVFTCDGSALPSAYTVTVPKQGRCRDLIQALSSACSLKHSEKLLLVEIRNHLIQKFLEDPLIMLSTIKDDDHLAAYKMPKLVKSTKYLQLIHRRREQETSDAQTTSGWKPYGTPLVSSISCDDVITRGDIQLLVHKMVSPIARTESLGQSNISDTNISIAASDQCRDLSSGEACTDSSISNPQNKDDTNSEAVTLLRLPLQLVDESNACIDLSVGEDKPIRLSSSSTSILVYVDWSQKLLDKYDTHYLENLPEVFNGPPNKKARTEPLSLYTCLEAFLREEPLVPEDMWYCPQCKERRQASKKLDLWRLPEVLVIHLKRFSYSRSMKHKDLLKLETFVNFPIHDFDLTTYVANKNNSRRQLYELYALTNHYGGMGGGHYTAHIKLLDENRWYNFDDNHISHINEEEVKTGAAYVLFYRRVKTDDASASNGAQSCAGDNNVSSRK